A single window of Synechococcus sp. CBW1004 DNA harbors:
- a CDS encoding NnrU family protein has product MLLLLLAFAVLHSGGASLRVWGEERIGARAWRLLFATVSIPAAVVVIGYFLQHRYDGVRLWNLQDQPWIIPLVWGGTAISFLFLYPATYNLLEIPAVLRPQVRLYATGIIRVSRHPQAVGQILWCATHLLWIGSSFMVAACIGLIGHHLFAVWNGDRRLRNRFGAAFEELRASTSVIPFQAVLDGRQQLMWSEFLRPAQLGIAIAVGVFWWAHRYIGVGATAFSRTGLAHWLG; this is encoded by the coding sequence ATGCTGCTGCTTCTGCTGGCCTTCGCCGTGCTCCACAGCGGCGGGGCCTCGCTGCGGGTGTGGGGTGAGGAGCGGATCGGTGCGCGCGCCTGGCGGCTGCTGTTCGCCACCGTCAGCATCCCGGCCGCGGTGGTGGTGATCGGCTATTTCCTGCAGCACCGCTACGACGGCGTGCGGCTCTGGAACTTGCAGGACCAGCCCTGGATCATTCCGCTGGTGTGGGGGGGCACGGCGATCAGCTTTCTGTTCCTCTACCCGGCCACCTACAACCTGCTGGAGATCCCGGCCGTGCTCAGACCGCAGGTGCGCCTTTACGCCACCGGCATCATCCGCGTCAGCCGCCATCCCCAGGCGGTCGGCCAGATCCTCTGGTGCGCCACCCATCTGCTCTGGATCGGCAGCAGCTTCATGGTGGCAGCCTGTATCGGCCTGATCGGCCACCACCTGTTCGCCGTCTGGAATGGCGACCGGCGTCTGCGCAACCGCTTCGGCGCGGCCTTCGAGGAGCTCAGGGCGAGCACCTCGGTGATCCCCTTCCAGGCGGTGCTCGATGGCCGGCAGCAGCTGATGTGGAGCGAGTTCCTGCGCCCGGCGCAGCTGGGAATCGCCATCGCCGTGGGGGTGTTCTGGTGGGCGCACCGCTACATCGGCGTCGGCGCCACGGCCTTTTCGCGCACAGGCCTGGCGCACTGGCTGGGCTGA